Proteins from one Astatotilapia calliptera chromosome 8, fAstCal1.2, whole genome shotgun sequence genomic window:
- the pyyb gene encoding peptide YYb, with protein sequence MANTLRSWMMLAALVVCILVCLSSFADAYPPKPESPGSDASPEDWAKYHAAVRHYVNLITRQRYGKRSAPEEAVAWLLYGGNSNQDTEPRSDYVDQW encoded by the exons ATGGCCAACACGCTCAGATCGTGGATGATGCTCGCAGCGCTCGTCGTCTGCATCCTGGTGTGTCTGAGCAGTTTTGCGGACGCCTACCCTCCCAAACCAGAGAGCCCCGGGAGCGACGCCTCACCGGAGGACTGGGCCAAATATCACGCAGCCGTCAGGCACTATGTCAACCTCATCACCAGACAGAG GTATGGGAAGAGATCAGCCCCTGAGGAGGCGGTGGCCTGGCTGCTGTATGGAGGAAATTCAAACCAAGACACTGAGCCACG CTCTGACTACGTTGACCAGTGGTAA